TTTCACTCGAGTCGATCGCATGCCAAGAACCATTCTGGAAATAGTTATTAACCACATGCACAATGGCATCGCTGCCAGAAACTTTCGGTGCTCGCCCGGAAAAATCATGAATCCAATTATTGGATAAAGTAATATTTTGCTTTTTTGCAGTTAGCAAGATATTCCAATAATGTTTCCCGTTGCACTCAGGTGAGTAAGCGCTTGTGCCGTCGAAATTATTCCACGAAATAGTGACGTTGATTGCAGGCCTGAAGTGATCGACAATCATTTGTCGGCCAATATTGTGGAAGGTATTATGATCTATCCAAACTCGGTCCACCCCTTCCAGCGATATTGCGTCGCCACCAAAAACGATGCCGTTATTAATGTCACTTATCGTAAGATTTCTTATTTCGACGTTGCGGGAGTTCACCAGACGCAGTCCCTTTCCCTTTAGCGCTGCGGACGAGCTGGCGCCAATTAAGGTCTTATTTGAACCGACCGATAGCGGATTTTTCCCGGCCGCATCGTAAGTAATCCCTGTGACTTCTTTTCCACTGCAATGCCTATCGTTCGCATCGACAAGGATCAATGCTTCCGGCTCGTACGGCGTCGGACATTCACCTTTTATTTTGCCGGGATAACAGCCACGCTCCGAGGAGGTTTTTTCTGTCCCTGTGTAGTCAATCGTTGTTGCGATTCTTATGATGCGTGGAGTTGCATCAGAGCATACTCCTTCCGCATTAAATGAATTACACAGGGCATTCTTCAGTTGCTCCCGGCCATCAATTGGATCTGTGATATTCACGACTTCCCCGCCCATCCCGCCGATCGTTGCTGCGCCGAACCCTTTCGGCCGACTAAAATCAAATTCCGTTGCGCACGATCCGGATAAATTAAACAGGAAGGCCGCCGAGCCCAGCACCAGAGTCGCTCGCTTGAATGCCATATGAAATAACATATAATTCCTTGTCAATATTTAGACATTGCCAATAATTGAGGTTTCCTATTTTCGGCTTCCATAGGTCCGGGGTTATGCAGCCCAATCTGTCGCCTGCTGAACAGTGAGCCAGTCCTGCAGGAACTGAGTCGGCGATTACGAAGGTGAGGGACGAATGACGACCACTGCGGTTATAGAACACTTCGATGTATTCGAACAGGTCCGCAGCGGCCTCACGTTGCGTCCGGTACCGCGTGGAAGGAGTTCGTTCGTTCTCCAAACTGTTGAAGAGCTCTTCGTCGGCGCGTCCCAACAATTTCCCCATGCCGGGCCTGCGGCGGAACCACGCCAACACATCCGCCACAAGGTCCGCCGTCATGCGCGCCTTGATGGACCAGCCCACGACTTCCCGATTCAACAGATCCAGCACCAATTCAGTGCCGGCTAAATCAACCCGTCGCGAGATGCGATGGTGGCAAATTCTGGGAACTTCAGGGTAGAATCTCGCGCGTCGCTACAGGGCCGGACGCTGTGTTGGTTGCAGGCAGCGGACTCATAATCCGCCGGGGATATCCCACCGTGGGTTCGAATCCCACCCGGCCCACCAAGCGCGATATCTTTCATAGCTCTTCGACTCTTCGCCAGGAACGGCGATATCCAACCAATCTGTAGCTTCACGTTCTCGAAGCTATAAAGGCGCACGACGGCCGCTGGACAGACAAACCAGGCACTGCGGGTATTGCATCGACCAAGTCTTCGAGGACAACCGAGTCGTGCCGATTGAAACCGATGACAGTCAGTGCCCGAGGAACGCCTTGCCGGTCTACGATGAGATGGCGTTTGCTGCCTAATCTGCCGCGATCTGTGTGGTTGGGCCCGGTATGCTCGGTGCTCGGGGCTGGCGCATTGCTGCGCTGGCAAGCTTCGCCCGACTCCACTCATCCCAGGTTCGGCGCGCTCGCGAGCAACACGGACGGTCTCTGTGCGCTTCACCTGGGAAAGCGTCGGCAACAGACAGACGCGCGCCACCCGCAGCAGGGTGCGGCTATAGCAGCGCGTGTCGCAAAAGTCGACTGTGGTCAACCACATCAAGTCACACCGGGGCAATATGTCCCTGTTCAGGGAGCGTTTGAACTGGCTGGCAATGACGAAGCCCGATCATAGCAGGAAGACCGCGCGCTTCGACGTCGGCTTGGGTCGACCCCGGAGCAGCTGCAGTAGCGGGCCGGCAGCAGCACTAGGAGTCGATATGTGTCAACAGGCAAGCACCTGCAATGTGCGTTGGTGCCCGTTACGCCGGGGTACGGGGTGACAATTTGCATACTGGGCGGTAATCGCGCCTGAACTGCGATTTTCTCCGACGCAATTGAGGCGGCGCGGGCGCCAATCCCATCATGACTTCGAACTGTAAATCTTATCTATTAAATTCGCATAAGTGTCAGGGCTCACTCCAGATTTGCTTAGCCTTGCGCGCAAAGTCCTACCTTTGATTTTATTAATGCTATTCTTGAGGTCCATTAAGCCTTGTAATTTCGGGGACTCCTTTACGTCCTTTGGCTGTTGCTCGACGAGAACGGCGACGGCATCAATTACTCTGCCTATTTGGCTTCCATAGCTGTGATCACGCGTGATTTCACGCTCCATATCCGGATCCGAGCTATTCTCCTTGTTGATGGTGATTGAATTGTTGGTAGTGCTATTGGTTGCGAACCAGCCCGGCAAAATCGGCTGGCAGAAAGTTGCAAATATCTGCGAAAACGCCTTCATGGTTTCCGCCATTGAGTCGATAAATTTGTCAGTATCATTGGCATTTTTATCATGTGCACACATATTTGCATACCTCATTTTCTATATAGCGGCTTGGACAATGTCTAGTGACTAATAAAGCAGGGATTGAGGTGGATAATCCTCGGCTAAAACCGTGACCACCAACCCTGCAATGAAAGGATCGGCGTACCTCATCTGCTTTGCCCCAGTCCGCTCACGCAAACCTTATGCCAAATAGCGCAGCGTTCCGAGAGACGCTCGTAGGCGGACCCAAAACAAGGGGGGCCGCTGAAGATAGTGACGGTTCAGCGTCGATTTGACTCGCCCACAGACGGCTCAGCGAAGCAGGTGCCGATCTAGGCGCAGATAGGATTGAGAATGAAGGGAACGGAAATAGTGCGGCTGAGACTACGGAGTCTGCGGCCACAGGTCCCTTATTCTCACATCTGCGGCAAGAATCGGCACAGTCATTCGAGCGATGCTATGTGCTGAAAGAATGCCCACATAATTCGTTGGCTTTGTCGAATTTCCGACGTCACGATTGCATATTTGGGCACCTCGGTGCCGGCGCGCTTTTTGTTTCTAAGCCGCAGTGCATCGAAATCTTTGATGACAGGTCACCGACTCATCTGCTCATGTCAGGGCTATGAAGTCGCACAGTAAGCTATATAGGAGGGCAAACTCGTAGAGCGAGCCGACAAGGTTTGTGATTAGCCAGCGCCCAGATGGGGGCAGTGATGATTCTACCTCCGGCTTTGGCAGATTCAGAAAGTGGCGGCGCGATTTTGGCAATGCACCGTTGTCTGATCAGTCAGTCCCGATTCGGCATCTCGCCGTCATACTCGAGCAATTGGCCGGTCAGCGCAACAGCTTGATGGAATCGTTCAGCCGGTGTATCGAAGTTTAGTGCCTTGCGCGGGCGTTCGTGGAGCCGCCTGGCAATGGCATTGAGCTTGGCTTGCGAATAGATCGAGAGATCGGTTCCTTTCGGAAGGTACTGTCTCAAGAGCTCGTTGGTGTTTTCGTTCGTGCCGCGCTGCCAGGGATTTTGAGGTTCGCAGAAATAGACCCTGATATCGGTCGCGACAGTGAAGCTCTTGTGGCCAGCCATCTCTGTGCCGCGATCCCACGTCAGCGATTTTGTAACAATTCCTGCTGTAGTTTGCCAGCGTGCTTGATCAGGGCGTTGACTACAGCCTCAGAGTCCTTGCTGGCAATCTTCACGAGCATCACGAACTTTGTCTGGCGTTCGACGAGTGTTGCAATCTGGCTGTTGGCGCTGCCGACAGCAGATCGCCTTCCCAGTGTCCAGGCATCGCGCGATCCTCTGCCGTATGGAAGGCCTGATTCAGGGTCGCATGTCATGACAACGCCACTTACCGCGATATCTTTGGCCATCGGTTGGACGAACACCTCGTCGGATGGCAATAGGGTGCCGTACGAAGAGAACACATCATCTATTGCTTGAATCAGTTGCTCATCGGTACGGACATTTAATACAGCGGTCTGCCATGCTGACGGGTGACCCGATCGATGACCGAAAAGCTGAGCCCGGGTGTGGCAAAAGTACTCAAACGGTTGGCGGAGGAAAGATGCTGCGCGACAAGGATTATCGGCCCACCTTCGATCGTCTTTTCGTAACCCTTCCCGGCCAGTCGGCTCGGCCAGTTCGAATGGCTGCAATGGCCGATCTTCTTCAGGTTGCGGTCATCAAAGGCGGCGTAATGGTAAGCGACCGAGAAACGGCGTCCTAGTTTTGTAGGGTGAGTCTTGGCAGGCTTGCGTCCGCAAACACTTTGCGGACGCAAACCATGATCACTGACGATATTGATGTTGACTGCTTTCCACTGCGAGTAGTGCGTGTCCGGCGCAATGGGAAACGCGATTACGAGCCGGTGGCCAAGCGGCGTTTGATTGAGCTGTGTCTTCGGCCTGGCGCATCGGTGGCAGGCATGGCGCTCAAGGCTCAAGTCAATGCCAATCAACTGCGCAAATGGATTCGGCTGCATCGGGAATCGAGGGCAGTGGAACACGGTTCGCTGGCGGCGTTCGTGCCGGTTGTTCAGGGAATCCGATCCCCTGAAGTCGAAGCTGTGGTCACTGCGCCGCGTCGCACGACGGCCGTGGCAGTTGAACCGCAACCTCAGCCGTCGCGATCAGTCGCGCTGCTGAGTGCGAAGTTGCCAAACGGCGTAGCGATTGAGCTCGCATGCGGTGAGCGTGACGGTGAACTCGTAAAGGCGATGATCGAAGCGTTGGGGGCGAGCTGATGTTCCGCTTCGACGAAGGGCTGAAGGTCTACCTGCACCGGGAAGCTGTGGATTTCCGCAAGAGTATCAATGGTCTGTCGGCGCTGGTCGAGCAGTCGCTGGGGCTCGATCCGTTCGCACAAGCGGTCTACGTGTTTCGCAATCGACGAGCCGATAGGATCAAGCTGCTTGGCTGGGACCGGAACGGATATTGGCTCTTTTTGAAACGACTTGAGGCAGACCGTTTTGCTTGGCCGCGTGGGGCGGCAGTGGCGACGCTCTCGGTCGAGCAACTTCACTGGCTGCTGGACGGCATCGACATCAGTGCCGTCCAGCGGCACCCGCCGCGACATTACCAACGGGCCGTGTGAACGCTGCATGACATCGACGGTCAAATCCGCCATGTCGTCAACGCCTGTCACGATTACCGCCGCGGAACTCCAGCTCTTGCGCAATGCCGCCAAGGAGCGCGATGCGCTCAAAGGCAAACTGCGCGTGGTGACGGTCGAGCGTGACCTGCTGCTCGAGAGGCTCAAGGCCTTCCAGCGCAAGCTGTTCGGCGCCACGAGCGAGGTTCGGGGATCGCAGCAGAAGGACCTGTTCCTCAATGAAGCCGAGACGCTGGCGCCAACGGCGGCGACACTTCCGGCACAGGAAGAAGAAGGTACGCCAGAGATTGAGGTGGCCGGTCACAAGCGCAAGAAGCGCGGCCGCAAGCCGTTGGACCCGGCGCTTCCCCGCGTGCCAATGCGCCACGAACTGCCGGAGTCAGAGCGGGATTACTGCAACTGCGGACGGATTTGTCCCAGCGAGCGCATGCGCACGATGTGGTAGGCGGCCATGCTCAGCACAAACATCTGATCGACTTTCTTCAGACCGCGCACCATCACCTGACGCATGCGCCCCACGGTCTTGACCCACCCGAAGCCCTGTTCGATCAGCTTGCGCTTTTGTTGCGAGACGGCATAACCGGCGCTGGAAGCAATGGCATCAGGAACGGCCGAGCGACGACCCGATGTGTTCTGCGCCACGTGGGGCGTCACCTTCATTTCCAGGCAGGCCTCAATGAACTCGTGCGCGTCATAGCCCTTGTCCGCGCCCACGGTGACTTCCACATTCAGGTCTTCAATCACCTGCCTGGCATCGTTAAGCATGACCTTTGCGGCCTCCCGCTCGGCGTGTCCGTCCGCCTTGGTCACCATGGCGCTAACCACCAGGCCATGGCGGTTGTCGCTCAGGGTATGACCCATGTAGCGCAGCTCACTGGATGTCTTGCCCTTGCGGTAGAGCTTGGCATCGGGATCGGTCTTGGATTCGTGTGTCTCGTTGCTGCGCTTGCGACCTTTGAAGTTGCCGCCGGCGTCATCGTCTTGGTCGTCGCCATCCTTGCGCACGAAGCTCTTGTGGCCTGCCCACGCCTGTATCAGCGTGCCGTCCACGCTGAAGTGCTCACCCGACAGCCAGTTCTTCTTCTGCGCGATGGCCAGCACCTCGTTGAAAAACTGGATCACCGCATCATGCTTGATCAGTCGCTCGCGGTTCTTGGTGAAGACCGTGGGCACCCAAACTGAGTCGTCCATCGACAGCCCGATGAACCAGCGAAACAGCAGGTTGTATTGCGTCTGCTCCATGAGCTGGCGCTCAGAGCGAATGCTGTAGAGCACCTGCAGCAGCATGGCCCGCAGCAACTTCTCCGGCGCGATACTGGGGCGGCCACCCTTGATATCGGCCTCGTACATCTGCGCGAACAGCCGGTCCATCTTCACCAGCGCCTGGTTGGCCATAGTCCGGATCGAGCGCAGCGGATGGGACTGCGGCACGAAATCCTCCAGCCTCCGCATAGTGAACAAGCTTTCCGTGAAGGTATCTGCGCCGCGCATGAATGTGGGATTGGATGGGATCCTCAAAGCAACGCTTCAGCCAGTCGTCGCGCTGACGTCCGCTGGAGGTATTTCAGCGGCCTGTTAAGCCTCTCGAGCAGCAGGTCACGCTCGACCGTCACCACGCGCAACTCGCCTTTGAGCGCATCGCGCTCCTTGGCGGCATTGCGCAAGAGCTGGAGTTCCGCAGCGGTAATCGTGACAGGCGTTGACGACATGACGGATTTGACCGTCGCTGTCATGCAGCGTTCACACGGCCCGTTGGTAATGTCGCGGTGGATGCCGCTGGATGGCACTGATGTCAATGCCGTCCAGCAGCCAGTGAAGTTGCTCGACCGAGAGAGGACCTGTCAGAAATTTTGTGTTTAGGGCATAACATGTCGCCAAGGAGCATGTATGCCACGCAAAACCAAGACCAGCCAGGCCGCCGACCGTGAGCTGCCGAGCATTCCCGAGGACCTGATCGCTCATTTCGTAAAAGGCCCGATGACCGCCGAGGCGGTGCAGGACGCCTCGATGGCGTTCAAGAAGGCCCTGATCGAGCGCGCCCTGGGGGCCGAGCTCGGCCATCATCTGGGCTACCCGGCTGGCGCCGAGCGCCCGGCCGGCACGGCCAACCAGCGCAATGGCAAGAGCGCCAAGACGGTTCTGACCGACGACGGGCCGCTGCGGTTAGACATCCCTCGCGATCGCGACGGCAGCTTTGATCCGATCCTGATTCCCAAGCACGAGCGGCGCTTCACCGGGTTCGACGACAAGATCATCGCCATGTATGCGCGCGGCATGACCTTGCGCGAGATCCAGTCGTTTCTGGCCGAACAGTACAGCACCGAGGTCTCGCCCGAGTTCATCAGTTCGGTGACCGATGCGGTCATGGACGAGGTGACCGCCTGGCAGGCCCGTCCGCTGGAGGTGATGTACCCGGTGGTGTTCTTCGACGCGCTGCGGGTCAAGATGCGCGAGGACGGCGTGGTGCGCAACAAGGCCGTCTACCTGGCCTTGGGCGTGCTGCCCGACGGCACGCGCGACATCCTGGGCCTGTGGATCGAGACTACCGAAGGCGCCAAGTTCTGGATGAAGGTGTTCAACGACCTGAAGACCCGGGGTACCCAAGACATCCTGATCGCGGTGACCGATGGCCTTAAGGGCATGGAACAGGCCCTGGCCGCGGTGTTCCCGAACACCACCCTGCAGACCTGCATCGTGCATCTGATCCGCAACAGCCTGGAGTACGCCAACTGGAAGGAGCGCCGCGCCGTGGCGGCGGCGCTCAAGCCCGTGTACACGGCCCCCACCGTCGAGGCCGCGCTGGCCGAGTTGGCGGCCTTCGAGAACGGGGAATGGGGTCGGCGGTATGCACCGATCGGCGCATCCTGGCGTCGCGCCTGGGATCAGGTGATCCCGTTCTTTACGTTCCCGCCGGCGATCCGCAAGATCATTTACACGACGGATGAAGTTGACAAGCGCGTGGTGTGCTTTCGCTCGTTTATGGCGTCCGTATTGGTGGCCACGGAGCGCGTACCGCACTTGCCTGCGGTCGCGCTTGCTTCCAGCGCGAGAACAGCCGTTGGTAAGCGTGCTCAGCTTGTTCGCCTGCCGCACGCTCCAGATCCCGGACGGACTTCAGATTGTAGGCGGCGGCAGACCCCTTGCGGCTACCGCGACGCGCAGGCATGCCTGCCTGCAGTTCCAGCTCACGGGTCTTGCGCGCAGTCAGCGCCGGGCGATCCCAGGCGAAGGCTTCGTTACGCGTGAGGACGTGCCACACGATGATCGCCACCTTGCGTGCCGTGGCAACAGCCGCGATCTGCTGACCGCGACGATCCCGGATACGAAGGAAGAAGGCTCGGACGGGGCCGGCCGTTTGGGCTGCGGCCCAGGCAGCGTCGACCAGCATGGCACGCGCATAGGAACGTCCGCGCTTGCTGATGTGTCCGTGCTTTGCTGGCTGCAAGCCGGATTGGTAGACCGAAGGATTGAGGCCAAAGTAGCTGACCAGTTTCTGCGGCGAACGAAAGCGAGCGATATCGCCAATGGCCGAGATCAACCCGATCGCAACGGTGGTGTTGATGCCGGTGATGGTCAGCAGCTTGCGCAGCCTGTCGTCCTGAATAGCGGATTGGGCCAGGACGCGCTCAACCTGCTGCAGATTCTCTGCCAGCCTGTCGAGCTCATGCAACCGCTGGTCAATCCCGATGCGCTCGTCCATGGGTAGCGGCTGAAGGCTCAGCCAGGCCCGCCCTTTCTTGCCAAACAGGTCTGTCGCAGGACACCGTGCGATGAGATGTGCGGCAAGGACAGCGTGAATCTCATTCTTGAGCCGCGTCCGCTGCCGCACGATCTGGGCGCGGCGCGACACCTGCCGTCGCATCGCTTGCGTGGCCTCGTCTGGAATCCACACCTCGGGCAGGAAGCCACTCGCATAGAGTTGCGCAAGGATCGCGGCATCGATCTTATCCGTCTTGACGCGCGCTTCTGCGATCAGGCGGACTTGCAACGGGTTGGCGACAATCACTTTGCCGACATGACCTGTCAGCACGTTCGCGATGGCGATCGTGTTGCCGGTCGCCTCGAGTACCACGTGGTCGTCGGGCTTTAGCTTGGCAGCAAAGTGTTCCAGCTCGTCGCGTCGCAGTCCGACGCGCCCGCCGGCGCGTAGCCGGCCATTCTCCAAATAGGCGATCTCGGCCACCGATCGCGATACATCCAGTCCTATCACTCGCATTGGCGTCTCCCATGGGAAACATCGCAAATGGGAGCCGGTGGGACAGCACGACAACTACGGATTCGCGCTCGCAGCGCAACCGGGCGGGTCGCAGGGGCGGCCAACTACTAACACGAGCTCGCAGCTCAACGTATATGAACGGCCTGCCCACCCGAAGTGCTCCCCGGTGCCCCTGTCCCGGATGGTCGAACCATACACCAAGTTACACGGTGAGGAGAGGAAGGGCACCGGTTCCTATCATGCCGGTTACCAACGCGATCGAGAGCATCAACGCGCAGCTGCGCAAGATCATCAAGACGCGCGGTCACTTCCCCAGCGACGAGGCGGCGACCAAGCTGCTGTGGCTGGCGCTGCGAAACATCACGGTGAAGTGGGGCAGTTCAACCCATGACTGGAAGGCTGCCATGAACCAGTTTGCGATCCTCTACGAGGAACGCTTCACCCACCCTTATCGTTAAGATATTGCTGGCTCACCGTTCCATCGACGGTGAGCCTTTACCTGCCCTGCACACAAAAAAACTGACAGGCCCCCGAGAGAGTCGCCACTGCCGCCCCACGCGGCCAGGCAAAACGGTCTGCCTCAAGTCGTTTCAAAAAAAGCCAATATCCGTTCCGGCCCCAGCCAAGCAGCTTGATCCGATCGGCTCGCCGATTGCGAAACACGTAGACCGCTTGTGCGAACGAATCGAGCCCCAGCGACTGCTCGACCAGCGCCGACAGACCATTGATACTCTTGCGGAAATCCACGGCTTCCCGGTGCAGGTAGACCTTCAGCCCTTCGTCGAAGCGGAACATCAGCTCGCCCCCAACGCTTCGATCATCGCCTTTACGAGTTCACCGTCACGCCCACCGCATGCGAGCTCAATCGCCACGCCGTTTGGCAACTTCGCACTCAGCAGCGCGACTGATCGCGACGGCTGAGGTTGCGGTTCAACTGCCACGGCCGTCGTGCGACTCGGCGCAGTGACCACAGCTTCGACTTCAGGGGATCGGATTCCCTGAACAACCGGCACGAACGCCGCCAGCGAACCGCGTTCCACTGCCTTCGATTCCCGATGCAGCCGAATCCATTTGCGCAGTTGATTGGCATTGACTTGAGCCTTGAGCGCCATGCCTGCCACCGATGCGCCAGGCCGAAGACACAGCTCAATCAAACGCCGTTTGGCCACCGGCTCGTAATCGCGTTTGCCATTGCGCCGGACACGCACTACTCGCAGTGGAAAGCAGTCAACATCAATATCGTCAGTGTTCATGGTTTGCGTTCGCAAAGTGTTTGCGGACGCAAGCCTGCCAAGACTCACCCTATAAAACTAGGACGCCGTTTCTCGGTCGCTTACATTCCATGGCACGGACGTTGCACATAGTCGATCCTGCGATGTACCTGCTCCCTTGCGAGCGTGAAGCATCCGCCAACGCCTAGGCGGTGTTGTCCGGAAACATACAGCGAATGTCGCGACGAGTAACCATAACTGCGGGCACCTCCGCTTCTGCCGCAATGCCTTGTGCGGCGAGGGAAAAATAAATGATTGCACGACTACATCACTGGATGATCGCTTTTAGTCTGCTAGCCGGTCTCGGCGGCTGTGGAGGGGGCGCTTCCGGCACAAATCATGAAACAGGCACTGCCCCAACCGTATCCGGAACCGTAGGAGGAGCTATTACTCCCATTCCACCGGCTACCCCACCGGCTACCCCACCGGCCGCACAACCGGGGACAGGAGGGAGGCCACCAGGAAAGGCGGTGCTGACGCCAGCAGTGCTCGTACCAACTGTCCGGTTTATAGAGCAGATGCCCGCTGAGCAGTTTGTCGGTCCGACCTACTCACCCGAAGGCGGGGAATATGACCTCGGCTCCGTCGTCGTGAGTACCGCTGACGTTTCACCGGCTGTTTTTCTCACTCGTATTCATGGCTGGATTCGCTATCCGGGTGCACCAGTGAACCCGTCCGGTACCGCGCCGACCTCCTATCCCGTGGTCATATTCCTCCATGGCATGCATAATCGGTCTGAGCCCAGCTTCGAAGGGTACGACTATCTGGCAAATGACCTTGTTGTGCATGGTTATGTCACGCTGTCAATAGATGCGAACGACATTAATGCGTTTTGCCCATCGACGGCGATTGGGTGTATTCACGGGGGAGCGGGCGATTATTCATCGCAGTCGCGAGGCCAACTGGTCCTTGCAACACTCGACCGTCTCAAGAAATTGAGTGATGGGGGTCAAACCACGACCGGTATACAGATCCCGAAGCAGTTGATTGGCAAGATTGATTTTAGCCGGATTGGCATCATGGGGCACTCCCGAGGTGGCCAGGGTATCAACGACGCCATCCAGCTTAATGATCGGCGCATTGGTGTCAGTCTGCAACAGCTACGCTCGGCCACCGCCGAACTGCAAAATGAAAAAGACAATTGGGCAGGTAATACCTGGTTTGCTGCGCCCGGCGCAGCCGTGACCACCGGCACAAAGGCGGCGTTCCTCACGACGCTCAACACCCTGATAGCCGAGCTAAGCGTGAACGGTCTATCTGATCAGGATCTGTCAACATTCCTCGACATGAATAACGTCATGCTTTCTCCTGAAGCGGGCGACTGGTCGAACACTCCACCGAAATATGTTTTCAAGGCCGCGCTCTCACTTGCGCCAACAGACAGCCAGTCCTACCGGAAGATCGCCAGCGTGCCCTTTGCCGCGATGGTGGGAACATGTGATGGAGACGTGAACAATTTGTCCGGAACACACGTGCTCGACAACAACCGCTTCAGCAGGGATCCTGCCGACTCGGCTCCGCGGTTCCAGATTGTGGTACGCGGGGCTAATCACAATTACTTCAATAGCCAATGGACAAAGGACGATTACAGCGGATTACAGGGAGATTACTGCTATGCAGACGCCACGCACGCGACCAGACTGGCTACAGCCGATCAGCAATCCATCGGGCTATTCGTGATCAACAGTTTCATGCGCAATTTCGTTGGGGGAGAAGCGGTGTTTGCTCCCTACTGGAATGGCACAGCCAGACTGCCAGCGGCGGCCTGTCCGGGGAGTCAGGCACCTTGTGATAACCGGGTGGTGCTGACGATTCAGATCAATGGAGTCAACGGACATAAAATGATTGCTCCATTCGACGAATATGGCCTGAACCAGCCCTACGACAGCACAATCTCGACCTTGCAGACGGGCGGTCCGCTGGACCTGATCGACGCATCCGCCTTTCGAGGTAACGTATACACTTGCGCGACGGATCTCACCCTGGGGGATGGAGCCATACCGACCTGTACACAGCCCTCGCCGACGGGGATATTCTTCAGGACAGGTCCTGAAGGCCCGCTTAGTACCTACGTAGGCGGGTTGCTGTCGATCGCCAATCAGGTTCAGTTCACACTGACCGGACCAAACATGACGCTGCCGGTTACGCTTAAGGAACCCGCGTACGGGCCAAGCGGCCAGCCGGTAACGGCAAACGCCCTGTCGACGGTTGGGTTTGACACATTAAGCTTCCGCATCGCAATGGTCCGACCCCAGCCCTCCGTTGAGGGAATGCTCGCGGCGCAGCAGGTGAGTGTCACACTCACCGATAGCAAGGGGCGCGACTCACCGGCGATACTGGTCAGTGACTTCTCCGACGCGCTGGACAGCAGCATGGGACTGTCGATTCCCCCCCAAAGCTCAATGCCCGAGTTGCTGAACATGGTGGCAATCCCACTCGACGCATTCGGGCCTGATCCCGCATCAAAAAGCACGTTCGATATCACTCAACTCAGCAAGCTGACCCTGAAGTTCGCCAATGCGCCCAATGATGGCACCGCGGTCTCCTTGACCGACCTCGAACTGCAGAATTTCGGACGCAACGTTCACTGAGTGTGTGCCGGCCTGAGCGCCTGCTCACGACTTTAGTTTCCGTTCGTCCAATTTTCCCAAGGTGGATTTTTATGCACCTCTGTCGCTAAGTGCACAAACGCGAATCGAGGGTGCTTGGCCGTTTAACAGGAAGCTGAATGCGCCACGACGCCAACCTATCAGCCCGGAGCGAAGGTTTCTGGCACGCGCGCAGCAGCATTCGCGGGCTGTGCGCGAGGCATCGGCGTGAGTCAGAAACGCGCTCATGCCCAAGCAGCCAGCAGTTTGCCGTGCGCCATCCACAGGTTTGACAGCGCGAACAAGGTTATGGGTTGCGCGGTGTTCTT
The Cupriavidus taiwanensis genome window above contains:
- the tnpA gene encoding IS66-like element accessory protein TnpA, which translates into the protein MNTDDIDVDCFPLRVVRVRRNGKRDYEPVAKRRLIELCLRPGASVAGMALKAQVNANQLRKWIRLHRESKAVERGSLAAFVPVVQGIRSPEVEAVVTAPSRTTAVAVEPQPQPSRSVALLSAKLPNGVAIELACGGRDGELVKAMIEALGAS